In the Aromatoleum bremense genome, one interval contains:
- a CDS encoding J domain-containing protein: MLPRRPHVDRRDVRRQTSEFYRPSGFQTMLFDSSKPSIVIAGDKGVSGTLTRNQKTFNRLIKQIEQKRQRLAAWEILLPRYQKKYAEELLPIEAELEGLQLQMVRKLDQAYGQKGLTRTERKVLAEFIANLVAPLLEKSDDPELKEIYNRHSGSDYDEDLAAEKQQLKEMFEGMMGVGLDDDIDFNDPESFLRQAHEKMTEQAEKASAEQASRAARRKKTAKQLAREQAQETEEKEISASIRDVYRKLASALHPDREPDLAERERKNLLMQRVNRAYESRNLLQLLELQLELEHIDPADLAQMSEDRLKRFNAILKDQSKELDMEITGIEHAFTLRFQVDPRQRLSPESMLSLLDVQIVRKKQTFRSMEEDLAKFDDIKEIKALLKDLKSMRFDEGMMF, from the coding sequence ATGCTGCCGCGACGCCCACATGTTGACCGGCGCGATGTGCGGCGCCAGACTTCAGAGTTTTATCGGCCCTCCGGATTCCAGACCATGCTTTTCGACTCGTCCAAGCCTTCGATCGTCATCGCTGGCGACAAGGGCGTATCAGGAACCTTGACTCGCAACCAGAAAACTTTCAACCGCCTGATCAAGCAGATCGAACAGAAGCGTCAACGCCTGGCGGCATGGGAAATACTCCTGCCGCGCTACCAGAAGAAGTACGCGGAAGAGCTTTTGCCCATTGAAGCCGAACTCGAAGGCCTGCAGTTGCAGATGGTGCGAAAGCTGGACCAGGCATATGGGCAGAAAGGCCTGACGCGCACCGAGCGCAAGGTCCTGGCCGAATTTATCGCCAATCTGGTGGCTCCGCTTCTCGAGAAGTCGGACGATCCGGAACTCAAGGAAATCTACAACCGGCACAGCGGGTCGGATTACGACGAGGATCTTGCGGCGGAAAAGCAGCAGCTCAAGGAAATGTTCGAGGGCATGATGGGCGTCGGGCTGGACGACGATATCGATTTCAACGACCCCGAATCCTTCCTGCGTCAGGCACATGAGAAAATGACCGAGCAGGCGGAAAAGGCGAGTGCCGAGCAGGCCTCACGCGCGGCGCGGCGCAAGAAAACGGCGAAGCAACTGGCCCGCGAACAGGCGCAGGAAACCGAGGAAAAGGAGATCAGCGCCTCGATTCGCGACGTTTACCGCAAGCTCGCCAGCGCGCTGCACCCCGATCGTGAGCCGGACCTGGCCGAGCGCGAGCGCAAGAACCTGCTCATGCAGCGCGTCAATCGCGCTTATGAAAGCCGGAATCTGCTGCAGCTTCTCGAACTGCAGCTGGAACTGGAGCACATTGACCCGGCCGATCTGGCCCAGATGAGCGAAGATCGTCTGAAGCGCTTCAATGCGATCCTGAAGGACCAGTCGAAGGAACTCGACATGGAGATCACGGGTATCGAACATGCGTTCACCCTGCGCTTCCAGGTCGATCCGCGGCAACGCCTGTCTCCCGAGAGCATGTTGTCCTTGCTCGACGTTCAGATCGTGCGGAAGAAGCAGACGTTCAGGTCCATGGAAGAGGATCTTGCGAAGTTCGACGACATCAAGGAAATCAAAGCGCTGCTCAAGGATCTGAAGTCCATGCGGTTTGACGAAGGGATGATGTTCTGA
- the rhuM gene encoding virulence protein RhuM/Fic/DOC family protein: protein MNELVFFEAEGESIQVRIEQETVWLSQEQIARLFERDRSVITKHLRNVFREGELDEAAVCANFARTASDGKTYQTRFFNLDAILSVGYRVNSRRGTQFRQWASRVLKEYLTRGYALDRQRLEHNARELEAALQLVRRTLAHPELGQEAGRGLAEIVVRYTQTFLWLQRYDEGLLTEPRGHPGGELPSVTEARAGISNLKTDLMAKGQASALFGIEREDGLAALLGNLDQTAFGEPAYPTLESRAAHLLYFIVKNHPFTDGNKRIGAFLFAGFLHRNGRLFDTDGSPVINDVGLAALSLLVAQSRPDDRDVLIRLLMNMLAGNGT from the coding sequence ATGAACGAGTTGGTCTTTTTCGAAGCCGAAGGTGAATCCATCCAGGTGCGTATCGAGCAGGAAACGGTCTGGCTGTCGCAGGAGCAGATCGCACGACTGTTCGAACGCGACCGCTCGGTGATTACCAAGCACCTGCGCAACGTGTTCAGGGAAGGCGAACTGGACGAGGCGGCAGTATGTGCAAATTTTGCACGTACTGCTTCCGACGGAAAAACCTACCAGACGCGCTTCTTCAACCTCGATGCCATCCTGTCCGTGGGCTACCGCGTCAACTCCAGGCGCGGCACCCAGTTCCGCCAATGGGCCAGCCGCGTACTCAAGGAGTACCTCACCCGCGGCTACGCCCTCGACCGCCAGCGCCTGGAACACAACGCCCGCGAACTCGAAGCCGCGCTGCAGCTCGTGCGCCGGACCCTCGCCCACCCCGAACTGGGGCAGGAAGCCGGGCGCGGCCTGGCGGAAATCGTCGTGCGCTACACCCAGACCTTCCTGTGGCTGCAGCGCTATGACGAGGGCCTGCTCACCGAGCCGCGCGGCCATCCCGGCGGCGAGCTGCCTTCGGTGACCGAGGCGCGTGCCGGGATCTCCAATCTCAAGACCGACCTGATGGCCAAGGGGCAGGCCAGTGCGCTGTTCGGCATCGAGCGTGAAGACGGCCTCGCCGCCCTCCTCGGCAACCTGGACCAGACCGCCTTCGGCGAACCGGCCTACCCCACGCTGGAGTCGCGCGCCGCCCACCTGCTGTATTTCATCGTCAAGAACCACCCCTTTACCGACGGCAACAAGCGCATCGGCGCCTTCCTCTTCGCCGGCTTCCTGCATCGCAACGGCCGCCTGTTCGACACCGACGGCAGCCCGGTGATCAATGACGTCGGCCTCGCCGCCCTGTCGCTCCTCGTCGCCCAGTCCCGCCCCGACGACCGGGACGTGCTGATCCGCCTGCTCATGAACATGCTCGCCGGGAACGGCACATGA
- a CDS encoding response regulator transcription factor, which yields MTDNASVPPLILVLEDEADIARLICGALADYGFRSEHVATGRELLARARKASPDLVIVDLGLPDMDGMQVVRELQDGSPCAVLILTGRNDVTDRVLGLELGADDYLVKPFEPRELVARVRSILRRYQRAASPDPGADERNVAVFANWRFDTGRLALARPGEPEVSLSAAEAALLLTLLRRPNKILSREQLLGERDVDPFDRSIDVRISRLRRKLDDDPQQPKLIKTVYGAGYLFSAQVRWE from the coding sequence ATGACCGACAACGCGTCTGTGCCGCCGCTTATCCTGGTTCTCGAGGACGAAGCGGACATCGCCCGCCTGATCTGCGGCGCGCTCGCCGACTACGGCTTCCGCAGCGAACACGTCGCGACCGGTCGCGAACTGCTCGCCCGCGCGCGGAAGGCTTCCCCCGACCTGGTGATCGTCGACCTCGGCCTGCCGGACATGGACGGCATGCAGGTCGTGCGCGAACTGCAGGACGGCAGCCCGTGCGCGGTGCTGATCCTCACCGGCCGCAACGACGTCACCGACCGCGTCCTCGGACTCGAGCTCGGCGCCGACGACTACCTCGTCAAGCCGTTCGAACCGCGCGAACTCGTCGCCCGTGTGCGCTCGATCCTGCGCCGCTACCAGCGCGCCGCGTCGCCCGATCCGGGCGCCGACGAACGCAATGTCGCGGTCTTCGCAAACTGGCGCTTCGATACCGGACGGCTCGCGCTGGCCCGCCCCGGCGAACCCGAAGTCAGCCTTTCGGCTGCCGAAGCGGCGCTGCTGCTCACGCTGCTGCGCCGGCCGAACAAGATCCTGAGCCGCGAACAGCTGCTCGGCGAGCGCGACGTCGACCCGTTCGACCGCAGCATCGACGTGCGCATCTCGCGCCTGCGCCGCAAACTCGACGACGACCCGCAGCAGCCGAAGCTGATCAAGACGGTGTATGGCGCGGGCTATCTATTCTCGGCGCAGGTGCGATGGGAATGA
- a CDS encoding CynX/NimT family MFS transporter, which yields MKPHTSVTPPAAQGLLIVGILLIAANLRAPVTGVGPVLADIQRSFGFNATQAGVLATLPLLAFALVSPLAAGLARRHGLERTLFGALLLLTMGIVVRSSNTAWGLFGGTVILGSAIALCNVLLPSLLKRDFAAKVSTMTSLYAVTMSVTAALCSAVMIPLAGLSSYGWTFALGIWAVLAAFSAVVWLPQLRSATRPVQQAAASPAIPIWRSPLAWQVTAFMGLNSFVYYVVISWLPAILQQNGYSAASAGSLHGLLQLATVVPGVLAVPLIHRLTDQRAAAFLSSALAVAGLAGFIALPGWSVVWCIVYGFGSSACLILALTFMSLRAGSVHQAAALSGMAQAVGYLLAAVGPTLVGALYDTFGGWSAALLLCATISAIQAVFGLYAGRPTQIGALSPGAVEPASELAVRRR from the coding sequence ATGAAACCGCACACCTCCGTCACGCCGCCTGCCGCCCAGGGCCTCCTCATCGTCGGCATCCTGCTGATCGCCGCGAACCTGCGCGCGCCGGTCACCGGCGTCGGCCCGGTGCTCGCCGATATCCAGCGCAGCTTCGGTTTCAACGCCACGCAGGCCGGCGTGCTGGCGACGCTGCCGCTGCTCGCGTTCGCGCTCGTCTCGCCGCTCGCCGCCGGCCTCGCGCGCCGGCACGGGCTCGAGCGCACGCTGTTCGGGGCGCTGCTGCTGCTGACGATGGGCATCGTCGTCCGTTCGTCGAATACCGCGTGGGGGCTGTTTGGTGGCACGGTGATACTGGGCAGCGCGATCGCGCTGTGCAATGTCCTGCTGCCGAGCCTGCTGAAGCGGGACTTCGCCGCGAAGGTCTCGACGATGACGTCGCTTTACGCGGTGACGATGAGCGTGACCGCCGCCTTGTGTTCGGCGGTGATGATTCCGCTGGCCGGCCTGTCGTCGTACGGCTGGACTTTCGCGCTGGGAATCTGGGCTGTTCTTGCCGCGTTCAGTGCGGTGGTGTGGCTGCCGCAACTGCGCAGCGCGACGCGCCCGGTGCAGCAGGCCGCGGCGTCGCCCGCCATCCCGATATGGCGCTCGCCGCTGGCGTGGCAGGTGACGGCCTTCATGGGGCTCAATTCGTTCGTCTACTACGTCGTCATCAGCTGGCTGCCCGCGATCCTGCAGCAAAACGGCTATTCCGCGGCGTCCGCCGGCTCGCTGCACGGGCTGCTGCAGCTCGCCACGGTGGTCCCCGGCGTGCTCGCGGTGCCGCTGATCCATCGCCTGACCGATCAGCGCGCCGCCGCGTTCCTGAGTTCGGCCCTCGCCGTGGCCGGCCTCGCCGGCTTCATCGCGCTGCCGGGCTGGAGCGTCGTGTGGTGCATCGTCTATGGCTTCGGCAGCAGCGCCTGCCTGATCCTCGCGCTGACCTTCATGAGCCTGCGCGCGGGCAGCGTGCACCAGGCGGCGGCGCTGTCGGGCATGGCGCAGGCGGTGGGCTACCTGCTCGCCGCGGTCGGCCCGACCCTCGTCGGCGCGCTCTACGACACCTTCGGCGGCTGGTCCGCCGCGCTGCTGCTGTGCGCGACGATATCCGCGATCCAGGCCGTGTTCGGACTGTACGCCGGCCGCCCGACGCAGATCGGCGCGCTGTCGCCGGGGGCGGTGGAGCCGGCGTCGGAACTGGCGGTGAGGCGGCGCTGA
- a CDS encoding AraC family transcriptional regulator, whose protein sequence is MPARSAGDAFAAASPRPARSRRATVARGFVTGMLSGMVRQGRDPAPLLAETGVDLADAARRIPIDRYAALYNLIGREMDDEGFGLFAQPMRSGSFEFLCRSMLGAATLGDALDRAARFLRIVLPDLAVSVRRGDGDERAELRISETRRLADRRGDPARVFAFEWLLRLIHAVSCWLVSRELALDSVHFPYPRPPHADDYTLVYTEHSFFDAGTLVARLRDNLLDLPVRRDDAALATFLDGAPGKITMLYRRDRDMVYRVRDLLRDALPDNLSLEAVTDRLHLSPRTLHRRLEEEGSSFRTIKDALRRDIALSRLTKTALPIAQIATELGYADPSAFYRAVVAWTGMSPERFRKQLLNQGAGADLQAPAPPRPAVRPVR, encoded by the coding sequence ATGCCCGCCCGTTCCGCTGGTGACGCATTTGCCGCCGCCTCGCCGCGCCCCGCTCGCAGCCGCCGCGCGACGGTTGCGCGAGGCTTCGTCACGGGAATGCTGTCGGGAATGGTCCGGCAGGGGCGGGATCCCGCGCCGTTGCTCGCCGAGACGGGGGTGGACCTTGCAGACGCTGCCAGACGCATCCCGATCGACCGCTACGCGGCGCTGTACAACCTGATCGGGCGCGAGATGGACGACGAGGGCTTTGGCCTGTTCGCGCAGCCGATGCGCTCGGGCAGCTTCGAGTTCCTGTGCCGCAGCATGCTCGGTGCGGCGACGCTCGGCGACGCGCTCGATCGCGCCGCGCGCTTCCTGCGCATCGTGCTGCCCGATCTTGCGGTGAGCGTGCGGCGCGGCGACGGCGACGAGCGCGCCGAACTGCGCATTTCGGAGACGCGCCGGCTCGCGGATCGGCGCGGCGATCCGGCCCGCGTGTTCGCGTTCGAGTGGCTGCTGCGGCTGATCCACGCGGTTTCGTGCTGGCTCGTCAGCCGCGAGCTCGCGCTCGACTCGGTGCATTTCCCCTACCCCCGCCCGCCGCACGCCGACGACTACACACTGGTCTATACGGAACATTCGTTCTTCGACGCCGGCACGCTCGTCGCGCGGCTGCGCGACAACCTGCTCGACCTGCCAGTCCGCCGCGACGACGCCGCGCTCGCCACCTTCCTCGACGGCGCGCCGGGCAAGATCACGATGCTTTACCGGCGCGACCGCGACATGGTGTATCGCGTGCGCGACCTGCTGCGCGACGCCCTGCCCGACAACCTGTCGCTCGAGGCCGTCACCGACCGGCTGCACCTGTCACCGCGCACGCTGCACCGCCGGCTCGAGGAGGAAGGCTCGAGCTTTCGCACGATCAAGGACGCCCTGCGCCGCGACATCGCGCTGTCCCGGCTGACGAAAACCGCCCTGCCGATCGCGCAGATCGCCACCGAGCTCGGCTACGCCGATCCCTCGGCGTTCTATCGTGCCGTGGTCGCCTGGACCGGGATGTCGCCGGAGCGGTTTCGGAAGCAGTTGCTGAATCAGGGCGCGGGGGCGGACCTCCAGGCTCCGGCGCCGCCGCGCCCTGCGGTGCGTCCCGTGAGGTAG
- a CDS encoding PAS-domain containing protein, translating into MLRNTPTPPAKGGPPPPKPSSHELRRYDLLLAGLDLLDQAIAVFDATPKLVTWNKAMLRLLDFPEKMVHVGTPFEEFARFNAERGEYGEGDVDQLVAERMAAARAFLPHYAERARPNGKILAIRGVPIPNLGFVSLWTDITEQRRYEDVIQRQNAELEARVKARTTELEGANARLAQAHAEVDEIAGALRRSEERLKLIIDSIPALIAYVDRGEIYQFANRGYAEWFGLTKDAIVGRSIESVFGAALYPLVVEQLKVAATGERVSYEYSRKLDNGRTVHARSVVVPEVSAQGEVVGYFVLSSDITEQKASQAALVQAQKMEAVGQLTGGLAHDFNNLLTIIIGNLSELKSKLPPGGPAGEHLDPALHAARRGADLIKRLLTFSRGQGLEPAAVEVGALVLNMAQLLSRSLTENIRLQTRLPPAPLYAFVDPHQLENALLNLALNARDAMPDGGELTIAISERHIPASLAMLIELPAGDYVQIDVTDTGSGIDAKLLPRLFEPFFTTKPFGQGSGLGLAMVYGFVRQSGGNIRIRSTPGSGTTVTFVLPRAVGATPPTTDKRPSPVQRERKVAGPVLLVEDDPEVRRVIRLQLTALGHPVIEAADGVEAWSLIESVPEIAVLVTDTVMPGAIGGRELVARTRALRPRLPILMITGYASDNALAGTAQLDVPVLRKPFDQDTLATSLAAILDVPATTEDLPPR; encoded by the coding sequence ATGTTGCGCAACACGCCGACTCCGCCTGCAAAAGGCGGCCCGCCGCCGCCGAAGCCGTCGTCCCACGAGCTGCGCCGCTACGATCTCCTGCTCGCCGGCCTCGACCTGCTCGACCAGGCGATCGCCGTCTTCGATGCGACGCCGAAGCTCGTGACGTGGAACAAGGCGATGCTGCGGCTGCTCGACTTCCCCGAGAAGATGGTCCACGTTGGCACGCCGTTCGAGGAGTTCGCGCGGTTCAATGCCGAACGCGGCGAATACGGCGAAGGCGACGTCGACCAGCTCGTCGCCGAACGCATGGCGGCCGCGCGGGCGTTCCTGCCGCACTACGCCGAGCGCGCGCGGCCGAACGGCAAGATCCTCGCGATCCGCGGCGTGCCGATCCCCAATCTCGGCTTCGTCTCGCTATGGACCGACATCACCGAGCAGCGCCGCTACGAGGACGTCATCCAGCGGCAGAACGCCGAACTCGAGGCGCGCGTCAAGGCGCGCACGACCGAACTCGAGGGCGCAAACGCGCGGCTCGCGCAGGCGCACGCCGAGGTCGACGAGATCGCCGGCGCGCTGCGGCGCTCTGAAGAGCGGCTGAAGCTGATCATCGACTCGATCCCGGCGCTGATCGCGTACGTCGATCGCGGCGAGATCTACCAGTTCGCGAACCGCGGCTACGCCGAATGGTTCGGCCTGACCAAGGACGCGATCGTCGGCCGCAGCATCGAGAGCGTGTTCGGCGCCGCGCTGTACCCGCTGGTCGTCGAGCAGTTGAAGGTCGCTGCGACCGGCGAGCGCGTCAGCTACGAATATTCGCGCAAGCTCGACAACGGGCGCACCGTGCACGCGCGCAGCGTCGTCGTGCCGGAAGTATCCGCGCAGGGCGAGGTGGTCGGCTATTTCGTGCTGTCGAGCGACATCACCGAACAGAAGGCGAGCCAGGCCGCGCTCGTGCAGGCGCAGAAGATGGAAGCCGTCGGCCAGCTCACCGGCGGTCTCGCACACGACTTCAACAACCTGCTGACGATCATCATCGGCAACTTGTCGGAACTGAAATCGAAGCTGCCGCCGGGCGGCCCCGCCGGCGAGCACCTCGACCCGGCGCTGCACGCGGCGCGGCGCGGCGCCGACCTGATCAAGCGGCTGCTGACGTTCTCGCGCGGCCAGGGACTCGAACCGGCCGCGGTCGAGGTCGGCGCGCTGGTGCTCAACATGGCGCAACTGCTGTCACGCTCGCTGACCGAGAACATCCGCCTGCAGACGCGCCTGCCGCCGGCGCCGCTGTACGCCTTCGTCGATCCGCACCAGCTCGAGAACGCGCTGCTGAACCTCGCGCTCAACGCGCGCGACGCGATGCCGGACGGCGGCGAGCTGACGATCGCGATCAGCGAGCGCCACATCCCCGCGAGCCTGGCGATGCTCATCGAGCTGCCGGCCGGCGACTACGTGCAGATCGACGTCACCGACACCGGCAGCGGCATCGACGCGAAACTGCTGCCGCGGCTGTTCGAGCCATTCTTCACGACCAAGCCGTTCGGCCAGGGCAGCGGCCTCGGGCTCGCGATGGTGTATGGCTTCGTGCGCCAGTCGGGCGGCAACATCCGCATCCGCAGCACGCCGGGCTCGGGAACGACAGTGACGTTCGTGCTGCCGCGCGCCGTCGGCGCGACGCCGCCGACGACGGATAAACGCCCATCCCCGGTGCAGCGCGAGCGCAAGGTGGCCGGACCGGTGCTGCTCGTCGAGGACGACCCCGAAGTACGCCGCGTCATCCGGCTGCAGCTGACCGCGCTCGGCCACCCCGTCATCGAGGCCGCCGACGGCGTCGAAGCGTGGAGCCTGATCGAGTCGGTCCCGGAGATCGCGGTCCTCGTCACCGACACCGTGATGCCCGGCGCGATCGGCGGTCGCGAACTGGTCGCACGTACCCGCGCGCTGCGTCCGCGGCTGCCGATCCTGATGATCACCGGTTACGCCAGCGACAATGCGCTCGCCGGCACGGCGCAGCTCGACGTACCGGTGCTGCGCAAGCCTTTCGACCAGGACACGCTCGCGACGAGCCTCGCCGCGATCCTGGATGTTCCGGCAACCACTGAGGACCTGCCCCCCCGATGA
- a CDS encoding AbrB/MazE/SpoVT family DNA-binding domain-containing protein gives MQAAATLSNKFQISIPKAVREEQHWQAGQEFVFIPKGKGVC, from the coding sequence ATGCAAGCTGCAGCCACCCTGTCAAACAAGTTCCAGATCTCCATCCCGAAGGCAGTGCGCGAAGAACAGCACTGGCAAGCCGGGCAGGAATTCGTCTTCATTCCGAAAGGCAAGGGGGTATGCTGA
- the icmF gene encoding fused isobutyryl-CoA mutase/GTPase IcmF, translated as MTNLSEARKLVNYKPKNKVRFVTAAALFDGHDASINIMRRILQSTGAEVIHLGHNRSVGEIVNAALQEDVQGIAITSYQGGHVEFFKYMIDLLRANGGENIKVFGGGGGVIVPSEIRELHDYGVTRVYSPEDGAMMGLQGMINDLVENSDFDLTAVAPQTADDIVRQLTTGERADRQRVLSRVITALENGAYGDDVRKAIIDAAAKVRTPALGITGTGGAGKSSLTDELVRRFRLDQADRLKLAIVSIDPSRKRTGGALLGDRIRMNAIEHVNIYMRSLATRDTGSEISAALPEVIAATKLVGFDLVIVETSGIGQGNAAIVPYVDLSLYVMTPEFGAASQLEKIDMLDFADFVAINKFDRKGADDALRDVRKQYQRNRELFSQPTDAMPVFGTMAARFNDDGVTALYQAMFPKLVEKGLKAKPGVLPAVVTKASSHGRAIVPAERTRYLAEIADTVRDYHRHVQQQARVARERQSLRTAKALFEQCGKDAGSQVTFDELIGWKDGELTPTAKKLLEMWPKTKELYAADEYVVKIRDKEIRTKLTSESLSGSKIRKVALPAFDDDGESLKFLMKENVPGSFPYTAGVFAFKREGEDPTRMFAGEGDAFRTNRRFKKVSEGMPAHRLSTAFDSVTLYGCDPDLRPDIYGKIGNSGVSIATLDDMKVLYDGFDLVAPSTSVSMTINGPAPIILAFFFNTALDQQVAKFKADNGREPTETEFQKIKEWTLSSVRGTVQADILKEDQGQNTCIFSTEFALKMMGDIQEYFVHHQVQNFYSVSISGYHIAEAGANPISQLAFTLSNGFTYVESYLARGMHIDDFAPNLSFFFSNGMDPEYSVIGRVARRIWAVAMKNKYGANERSQKLKYHVQTSGRSLHAQEMDFNDIRTTLQALIAIYDNCNSLHTNAYDEAITTPTEESVRRAMAIQLIINREWGLAKNENPNQGAFIIEELTDLVEEAVLQEFEAISSRGGVLGAMETGYQRGKIQEESLYYEHKKHDGSYPIIGVNTFLNPKGSAQPEIELARSTEEEKQGQLKRLADFQARNAAEAPKWLAKLRQAVIDDGNVFEVLVDAVRYCSLGQITSALYEVGGQYRRSM; from the coding sequence ATGACCAACCTCAGCGAAGCCAGGAAGCTCGTCAACTACAAGCCGAAGAACAAAGTCCGCTTCGTGACCGCGGCGGCACTGTTCGACGGTCACGACGCGTCGATCAACATCATGCGGCGGATCCTGCAATCGACCGGCGCCGAAGTGATCCATCTCGGGCACAACCGCTCGGTCGGCGAAATTGTCAACGCGGCGCTGCAGGAAGACGTGCAGGGTATCGCGATCACGAGCTACCAGGGCGGACACGTCGAGTTCTTCAAGTACATGATCGACCTTTTGCGCGCGAACGGCGGCGAGAACATCAAGGTGTTCGGTGGCGGCGGCGGCGTGATCGTGCCGTCCGAGATCCGCGAGCTGCACGACTACGGCGTCACGCGCGTGTATTCGCCCGAAGACGGCGCGATGATGGGGCTGCAGGGCATGATCAACGACCTTGTCGAGAATTCCGATTTCGACCTCACCGCGGTTGCGCCGCAGACTGCCGACGATATCGTCAGGCAGCTCACGACGGGCGAGCGCGCGGACCGCCAGCGCGTGCTGTCGCGTGTCATCACCGCGCTCGAGAACGGCGCCTATGGCGATGACGTCAGGAAGGCGATCATCGACGCGGCGGCGAAAGTCAGGACGCCGGCGCTCGGCATCACCGGCACCGGCGGCGCGGGCAAGAGCTCGCTGACCGATGAACTCGTGCGTCGTTTCCGCCTCGACCAGGCTGACCGCCTCAAGCTCGCGATCGTGTCGATCGACCCGTCGCGCAAGCGCACCGGCGGTGCGCTGCTCGGCGACCGCATTCGCATGAACGCGATCGAGCACGTCAACATCTACATGCGCTCGCTGGCGACGCGCGACACCGGCTCGGAGATCTCCGCGGCGCTGCCCGAAGTCATCGCCGCGACGAAGCTCGTCGGCTTCGACCTCGTCATCGTCGAGACTTCCGGCATCGGCCAGGGCAACGCCGCGATCGTGCCGTACGTCGACCTGTCGCTGTACGTGATGACGCCGGAATTCGGCGCGGCGAGCCAGCTGGAGAAGATCGACATGCTCGACTTCGCCGATTTCGTCGCGATCAACAAGTTCGACCGCAAGGGCGCCGACGACGCGCTGCGCGACGTGAGGAAGCAGTACCAGAGGAACCGCGAGCTCTTCAGCCAGCCGACCGACGCGATGCCGGTGTTCGGCACGATGGCGGCGCGCTTCAACGACGACGGCGTGACCGCCTTGTACCAGGCGATGTTCCCGAAGCTCGTCGAGAAGGGCCTCAAGGCCAAGCCTGGCGTGCTCCCGGCCGTGGTGACAAAGGCGTCCTCCCACGGCCGCGCGATCGTGCCGGCCGAGCGCACTCGCTATCTCGCGGAAATCGCCGACACCGTGCGCGACTACCACAGGCACGTGCAGCAGCAGGCGCGCGTCGCCCGCGAGCGTCAGTCGCTTCGAACCGCGAAGGCGCTGTTCGAGCAGTGCGGCAAGGACGCGGGCTCGCAGGTGACGTTCGACGAACTGATCGGCTGGAAGGACGGCGAGCTGACGCCCACGGCGAAGAAGCTGCTCGAGATGTGGCCGAAGACGAAGGAGCTCTACGCCGCCGACGAATACGTCGTGAAGATCCGCGACAAGGAGATCCGCACCAAGCTGACGAGCGAATCGCTGTCGGGCAGCAAGATCCGCAAGGTCGCGCTGCCCGCGTTCGACGACGACGGCGAATCGCTGAAATTCCTCATGAAGGAGAACGTGCCCGGCTCGTTCCCCTACACCGCCGGCGTGTTCGCGTTCAAGCGCGAAGGCGAGGACCCGACGCGGATGTTCGCCGGCGAAGGCGACGCGTTCCGCACGAACCGCCGCTTCAAGAAGGTCTCCGAAGGCATGCCGGCGCACCGGTTGTCGACCGCCTTCGACTCGGTGACGCTGTACGGCTGCGACCCGGATCTGCGCCCCGACATCTACGGCAAGATCGGCAACTCCGGTGTGTCGATCGCGACGCTCGACGACATGAAGGTGCTGTACGACGGCTTCGACCTCGTGGCGCCTTCGACCTCGGTGTCGATGACGATCAACGGGCCGGCGCCGATCATCCTCGCGTTCTTCTTCAACACCGCGCTCGATCAGCAGGTTGCGAAGTTCAAGGCGGACAACGGCCGCGAACCGACCGAGACCGAATTCCAGAAGATCAAGGAATGGACGCTGTCGTCGGTGCGCGGCACCGTGCAGGCCGACATCCTGAAGGAAGACCAGGGCCAGAACACCTGCATCTTCTCGACCGAGTTCGCGCTGAAGATGATGGGCGACATCCAGGAATACTTCGTCCATCACCAGGTGCAGAACTTCTACTCGGTGTCGATCTCCGGCTACCACATCGCCGAAGCCGGCGCGAACCCGATCTCGCAGCTCGCCTTCACGCTGTCGAACGGCTTCACCTACGTCGAGTCGTATCTCGCGCGCGGCATGCACATCGACGACTTTGCGCCGAACCTGTCGTTCTTCTTCTCGAATGGCATGGACCCGGAATACTCGGTGATCGGCCGTGTCGCACGCCGCATCTGGGCGGTGGCGATGAAGAACAAGTACGGCGCGAACGAGCGCAGCCAGAAGCTGAAGTACCACGTGCAGACTTCCGGGCGCTCGCTGCACGCGCAGGAGATGGACTTCAACGACATCCGCACGACGCTGCAGGCCTTGATCGCGATCTACGACAACTGCAACTCGCTGCACACCAACGCGTACGATGAGGCGATCACGACGCCGACCGAGGAATCGGTGCGCCGCGCGATGGCGATCCAACTCATCATCAACCGCGAGTGGGGCCTGGCGAAGAATGAGAACCCGAACCAGGGCGCCTTCATCATCGAGGAACTCACCGACCTGGTCGAAGAGGCGGTGCTGCAGGAGTTCGAGGCCATCTCCAGCCGCGGCGGCGTGCTCGGCGCGATGGAGACCGGCTACCAGCGCGGCAAGATCCAGGAGGAGTCGCTCTACTACGAGCACAAGAAGCACGACGGCTCGTACCCGATCATCGGCGTCAATACCTTCCTGAACCCCAAGGGCAGCGCGCAGCCGGAAATCGAGCTCGCGCGCTCGACCGAGGAGGAGAAGCAGGGGCAGTTGAAGCGCCTCGCCGACTTCCAGGCGCGCAATGCCGCGGAAGCGCCGAAGTGGCTCGCGAAGCTGCGCCAGGCCGTCATCGACGACGGCAACGTGTTCGAGGTGCTCGTCGACGCGGTGCGCTACTGCTCGCTCGGGCAGATCACGTCGGCGCTGTACGAGGTCGGCGGGCAGTACCGGCGCAGCATGTGA